The sequence GGCAAGGAGGGGTGCTGCTGTTCGTCGAGACGCCCCGCGTCGAGAGAAAAACCGAGAGCAAAAAGCACCCGACTCCTACTGAAACCGCATCTCCGTGTACGTCACAGAGATCCGCGCAATGATGCGGCTGCGCAACGTCTCCGGTGCTGGCTCACACCCAGAGCATCTACGCACCAATTCCCGCACAGCACGCTCTGACTTCAACTGCTCGAAACACTCCGGGCAGCGAGAGATCAACCGTTTAATTTCCTCGGCGCGCGCGTCGGTGGTGTCCGCGTCGAGAAGCTCACACAGCAGGGATTGCGCCTCCCCGCAGCCCATGCAGCATTCTTCGTTGTGCTCCTGCGTGCTCATCTACTCGGTTCCTTCCTGCTGTCCATCCTGCATGTCGGGATGGCCCAACCCGATGCCTTTTTCGGCTGCCACATCCTTCAACAAACCACGCAACTGTTTTCTTCCCCGGTG comes from Corynebacterium cystitidis and encodes:
- a CDS encoding mycothiol system anti-sigma-R factor gives rise to the protein MSTQEHNEECCMGCGEAQSLLCELLDADTTDARAEEIKRLISRCPECFEQLKSERAVRELVRRCSGCEPAPETLRSRIIARISVTYTEMRFQ